From Riemerella anatipestifer ATCC 11845 = DSM 15868, a single genomic window includes:
- a CDS encoding MarC family protein: MEFLEEFSLKESMTSFMVLFAVIDIIGSIPVIVSLRKRFGHIESEKASIVSGILMISFLFIGDKILQFIGVDVNSFAIAGAFVIFVIALEMILGIEIHKAGEVNAASIVPIAFPLVAGAGTLTTTLSLRAEYHIVNIIIGILLNILVIYLVLKSANWLEKKLGDATLMIFQKVFGIILLAISIKLFTANFAQLIANYINI, encoded by the coding sequence ATGGAGTTTTTAGAAGAATTTTCACTTAAAGAGTCAATGACGAGTTTCATGGTATTGTTTGCGGTAATAGATATTATCGGTTCTATTCCTGTTATTGTATCATTAAGGAAAAGGTTTGGTCATATAGAGTCAGAAAAGGCATCTATAGTATCGGGTATTCTAATGATTTCTTTTCTTTTTATTGGAGATAAAATTTTGCAATTTATTGGGGTAGATGTTAACTCATTCGCAATAGCAGGGGCGTTTGTTATTTTTGTGATTGCTTTAGAAATGATTTTAGGAATTGAAATCCACAAGGCAGGAGAGGTTAATGCAGCTTCCATAGTTCCTATTGCATTTCCTTTGGTCGCAGGAGCAGGGACGCTAACTACTACTCTTTCGTTAAGAGCAGAATATCATATTGTAAATATTATTATAGGTATATTACTCAATATTTTAGTGATTTATCTTGTACTTAAATCTGCTAACTGGTTAGAGAAAAAACTTGGAGATGCTACACTTATGATTTTCCAAAAGGTGTTTGGGATTATATTATTAGCTATTTCTATAAAACTATTTACAGCTAATTTTGCACAACTAATAGCAAATTATATCAATATCTAA